In one window of Candidatus Methanomethylophilaceae archaeon DNA:
- a CDS encoding thymidine phosphorylase: MRLIALDSDLTVSEPIALMNGDDCLKLGVSPGDRIRIAFEGTAVTAVLISDSVKKGTIRMPASVMEKCSAKPRREVEVSYSPQPESIRSIRKKINGGKLDKEEIDSIVSDAMEGNLSEKEIIAFVSSFNVNNSDLSEVAYLTRSMADTGAHVDFGVKPIFDFHSLGGVPGNKITPIVVSIIASEGLIIPKMSSRAVSSACGTSDFVDTFCDVEMDSRRLRDAVSKVGGVFACGNEDYAPIGSKLIKAERPMGIDPWPTMMASIMSKKISLGTTHLLMDIPMGPGSKIPDMDAAKAFSDGMIDLGTILGIHVECAVTRAEQPIGRAIGPILEAKECIMALENRDPDPYVVDKACGLAGIILEMSGEKDGKARASEIFRSGKARGKFLEIVEAQGGDRNLSSDDLSPGSFWKDVHAKRTGVVQDLDGSNLVAIAKGAGAPADVGAGIYLFHKKGDRVKEGDTLFRIYAESRGKLDRAVESARSRRPMKVIEEPADPMPEDMVIRRIPSKEMLDLIRMRVR; this comes from the coding sequence ATGCGGCTCATCGCGCTCGATTCCGACCTGACGGTTTCCGAACCAATAGCCCTGATGAACGGGGACGACTGCCTTAAGCTTGGAGTCAGCCCGGGCGACCGCATCCGCATAGCCTTCGAAGGGACCGCGGTCACGGCCGTCCTGATCTCGGACTCCGTCAAGAAAGGGACGATAAGGATGCCCGCATCGGTGATGGAGAAATGCTCCGCGAAGCCCAGGCGCGAGGTCGAAGTCTCGTATTCCCCCCAGCCGGAATCCATCCGCTCCATCAGGAAGAAGATAAACGGCGGGAAGCTGGACAAAGAGGAGATCGATTCCATAGTGTCCGATGCCATGGAAGGCAACCTTTCCGAGAAGGAGATAATCGCCTTCGTTTCCTCGTTCAACGTCAACAACTCCGACCTGTCCGAGGTCGCATACCTCACCAGGTCGATGGCGGACACCGGAGCCCATGTTGACTTCGGCGTGAAGCCCATTTTCGATTTCCACAGCTTGGGAGGGGTCCCAGGAAACAAGATCACCCCTATCGTCGTCTCGATAATCGCGTCCGAAGGGCTGATAATCCCGAAGATGTCATCCCGCGCGGTCAGCAGCGCCTGCGGAACATCCGATTTCGTCGACACCTTCTGCGACGTCGAAATGGATTCCAGGCGCCTGAGAGACGCCGTATCCAAAGTGGGCGGGGTCTTCGCCTGCGGCAACGAGGATTACGCGCCGATCGGAAGCAAGCTCATAAAAGCGGAGCGCCCGATGGGGATAGACCCCTGGCCGACGATGATGGCTTCCATCATGAGCAAGAAGATATCCTTGGGGACCACGCACCTCCTGATGGACATCCCGATGGGCCCCGGATCGAAGATCCCCGACATGGACGCGGCCAAAGCGTTCTCCGATGGCATGATAGACCTCGGCACCATCCTCGGAATTCACGTAGAATGCGCCGTGACCAGGGCGGAACAGCCGATCGGCCGCGCCATAGGCCCGATATTGGAGGCCAAAGAGTGCATAATGGCGCTCGAGAACCGCGATCCGGACCCGTACGTCGTAGACAAAGCGTGCGGATTGGCCGGAATAATTCTGGAGATGTCCGGCGAGAAGGACGGAAAAGCCCGCGCATCGGAGATATTCAGGTCCGGAAAAGCCCGCGGAAAGTTCCTCGAGATCGTCGAGGCGCAAGGAGGGGACAGAAACCTATCTTCCGACGACCTCTCCCCGGGATCGTTCTGGAAGGATGTGCACGCAAAAAGGACTGGTGTCGTCCAGGACCTTGATGGATCCAATCTCGTGGCAATAGCAAAAGGAGCCGGGGCCCCGGCCGACGTCGGAGCGGGAATCTACCTGTTCCACAAGAAGGGCGACCGCGTGAAAGAAGGGGACACCCTCTTCAGAATATACGCCGAAAGCCGGGGGAAGCTCGATCGCGCTGTGGAATCCGCCAGATCCAGACGCCCCATGAAAGTCATTGAGGAGCCCGCTGACCCTATGCCGGAGGACATGGTAATCCGCAGGATCCCTTCGAAGGAGATGCTGGACCTCATAAGGATGCGCGTGCGATAA
- the radA gene encoding DNA repair and recombination protein RadA: MAHKTLEDIPGVGPAISEKLREAGYNDLMAIAVASPKELAETCEIGEKKAMDIIEGAKLCADIGGFETGTDILERRRTITKLTTGSKAFDELLAGGLESQSIVEFFGEFGSCKTQVCFQLAVNATLPEDRGGLDSDVIIIDSENTFRPERIIQMANYLGVDPDQTLSRIHVARAFNSQHQVLLVDKAMEMAQTMKVRLLIVDSLTSHFRAEYVGRGSLAERQQILNRHMHDLLNFATVNNAVIAVTNQVAAKPDAFFGDPTRPIGGNIVGHTATFRIYLRKGKAGKRIARLIDSPNLPEGEAVFTVTEDGIKD; this comes from the coding sequence ATGGCCCACAAGACCCTTGAAGACATACCAGGAGTAGGACCAGCCATATCAGAGAAACTCCGCGAAGCAGGATACAACGATCTGATGGCCATTGCCGTAGCCTCACCGAAAGAGCTCGCAGAAACGTGCGAGATCGGCGAGAAGAAAGCAATGGACATCATCGAGGGTGCGAAGCTTTGCGCGGACATTGGCGGATTCGAAACCGGAACCGACATCCTTGAGAGAAGGAGAACGATAACCAAGCTCACGACCGGCTCCAAAGCGTTCGACGAGCTCCTCGCCGGAGGCCTGGAAAGCCAGTCCATCGTCGAGTTTTTCGGTGAGTTCGGAAGCTGCAAGACTCAGGTCTGCTTCCAGCTCGCGGTGAACGCCACCCTGCCAGAGGACAGGGGCGGGCTCGACTCGGACGTCATCATCATAGACAGCGAGAACACTTTCAGGCCGGAGAGAATCATACAGATGGCGAATTACCTTGGCGTCGACCCGGACCAGACGCTGAGCAGGATACACGTCGCCAGAGCGTTCAACTCCCAGCACCAGGTCCTCCTCGTCGACAAGGCGATGGAGATGGCGCAGACCATGAAGGTCAGGCTCCTCATAGTGGACTCGCTCACATCCCATTTCAGGGCGGAATACGTCGGAAGGGGATCTTTGGCCGAGAGGCAGCAGATCCTCAACCGCCATATGCACGACCTCCTCAACTTCGCCACGGTCAACAACGCCGTCATAGCCGTCACCAACCAGGTCGCGGCCAAACCTGACGCGTTCTTCGGCGACCCGACCAGACCCATCGGCGGGAACATCGTGGGCCACACAGCCACCTTCCGTATCTACCTCAGAAAAGGAAAGGCCGGCAAGAGAATCGCAAGGCTCATCGATTCGCCCAACCTCCCCGAGGGAGAGGCCGTCTTCACCGTGACCGAA